From Afipia carboxidovorans OM5, one genomic window encodes:
- a CDS encoding GNAT family N-acetyltransferase, with the protein MPLRKARRDEIPRILQLLMDDDLAQSREDTSKGLGPYEAAFDAIAADRNNVLYVWDENGFAVGCVQLTFLPGLSYQGAWLAQAEGVRVDRAMRGQRIGEKMMQAVMGIARERGCRSLQLKSDKRRTAAHRFYERIGMRMSHEALTVDL; encoded by the coding sequence ATGCCGTTACGCAAGGCGAGGCGCGATGAGATCCCGCGGATTCTTCAATTGCTGATGGACGACGACCTGGCGCAAAGCCGGGAGGACACGTCGAAGGGCCTCGGCCCTTACGAGGCGGCGTTCGATGCCATCGCGGCCGATCGCAACAACGTCCTCTATGTCTGGGACGAGAACGGTTTTGCAGTAGGCTGCGTGCAGCTCACCTTCCTGCCCGGGCTGTCTTATCAGGGCGCGTGGCTTGCGCAGGCCGAAGGCGTGCGGGTCGATCGTGCGATGCGCGGCCAGCGTATCGGCGAGAAGATGATGCAGGCGGTGATGGGCATCGCGCGCGAGCGCGGCTGCCGTTCGCTGCAGCTCAAGAGCGACAAGCGCCGCACCGCCGCGCACCGCTTCTACGAGCGCATCGGCATGCGCATGTCGCACGAGGCGCTGACCGTCGATTTGTAA
- a CDS encoding nucleoside deaminase: protein MTAQSFMDLALRQAQNAEANGEVPIGCVVVQNGTVIAAAGNRTITDRDPTAHAEMLALREAASKLGRERLADCDLYVTLEPCTMCAGAISHARIRRLYYGALDPKGGAIDSGVRFFAQPTCHHVPEVYSAVGEAEAAALLRDFFKTRR, encoded by the coding sequence ATGACGGCACAAAGTTTCATGGATCTGGCCCTGCGGCAGGCCCAAAACGCCGAGGCGAACGGCGAGGTGCCGATCGGCTGCGTCGTGGTCCAGAACGGCACGGTGATCGCCGCGGCCGGCAACCGCACCATCACTGACCGCGACCCGACGGCACATGCCGAAATGCTGGCGCTGCGCGAGGCGGCCAGCAAGCTCGGGCGGGAACGACTCGCCGATTGCGATCTCTATGTCACGCTCGAGCCCTGCACGATGTGCGCGGGTGCGATCTCGCACGCCCGCATCCGCAGGCTCTATTACGGCGCGCTCGACCCGAAAGGCGGCGCGATCGACAGCGGCGTGCGCTTCTTCGCGCAACCGACATGTCACCATGTGCCGGAGGTCTATTCCGCCGTCGGCGAGGCCGAAGCCGCCGCGCTGCTGCGCGACTTCTTCAAGACGCGGCGCTAG
- a CDS encoding pseudouridine synthase: MPRDNDKNNTGGRPPGRGRPSGGGRSGGAGKGRPGGERPARSSAPRGERKFGDKKFGDKKFGDRKPAGRKFGDGDRPRPRFDRDERPARTERSEGRPFKPREDHGERPARGPRKEFGPRKEFGAGPRGEGRSFKPREDRAPRGERSDARPSRSGGFGDKKFGDKKFGEKRPYTPRGEGFRKDGPRSDGPRPARFNRDDRPQRDDRPRFDRDEKRPARGPRKEFGDRPDRGNDKPWETRAPRRDDTKRFERPRDDNRSASDRPRFSRSRDDRPEGGERFERKREGFGRPRFERDRDERAPRRNAWQEHPRGEKRERFERDERPRRDNEDDSKIFAKRPAFGGRGGYRERPASTDKRAAPKKADKSGERIAKVVARAGLCSRRDAEDWIMQGRVAVNGRVIGSPALDVTARDVITVDGQPLPERERTRLFLYHKPRGLMTTHDDPEGRPTVFDHLPDGLPRLISIGRLDFNTEGLLLLTNDGGLSRALEHPDTGWLRRYRVRAHGDVTQARLDELKNGVEVDGVKYGSIDATLERDQGANVWLTFAIREGKNREVRNVMAHLGLEVNRLIRVSYGPFQLGEIPEGQVEEIKSRVLREQLGDKIIALAGAQFDKPVQEGDDAEAKLGRDGTPLRSKAANKKIKRSAIEDRKGRRVVVQRSGSDEARARNEAEAGGYGPPRRPQRRYHGKRDFTPKD, translated from the coding sequence ATGCCCCGCGACAACGATAAAAACAACACAGGCGGACGTCCGCCCGGCCGTGGCCGCCCGTCCGGCGGTGGCCGCAGCGGCGGTGCCGGCAAGGGCCGCCCCGGTGGCGAGCGCCCCGCGCGATCCTCTGCCCCGCGCGGCGAGCGCAAATTCGGTGACAAAAAGTTCGGCGACAAGAAGTTCGGCGACCGGAAGCCTGCCGGGCGCAAATTCGGCGACGGCGATCGTCCGCGTCCGCGTTTTGATCGCGACGAGCGGCCCGCGCGCACCGAGCGTAGCGAGGGACGCCCGTTCAAGCCGCGCGAGGACCATGGCGAGCGACCGGCGCGTGGGCCACGTAAGGAGTTTGGCCCCCGCAAGGAGTTTGGTGCAGGTCCGCGTGGTGAAGGACGTTCCTTCAAGCCGCGCGAAGATCGTGCGCCGCGTGGCGAGCGCAGCGATGCGCGCCCGAGCCGTTCCGGTGGGTTTGGCGACAAGAAGTTCGGTGACAAGAAGTTTGGCGAGAAGCGGCCTTATACGCCGCGCGGCGAAGGCTTCCGCAAGGATGGCCCGCGTAGCGATGGACCGCGTCCGGCGCGTTTCAATCGCGACGATCGTCCGCAGCGCGATGATCGTCCGCGTTTCGATCGCGATGAGAAGCGGCCCGCGCGCGGCCCGCGCAAGGAATTTGGCGATCGGCCGGATCGCGGCAATGACAAGCCGTGGGAGACGCGCGCGCCGCGCCGTGATGATACCAAGCGTTTCGAGCGTCCACGCGACGATAATCGCAGCGCGAGCGATCGTCCGCGGTTTTCGCGATCCCGTGACGATCGCCCTGAAGGTGGTGAGCGGTTCGAGCGCAAGCGTGAAGGCTTTGGCCGCCCGCGCTTTGAGCGCGATCGCGATGAACGCGCTCCGCGCCGCAACGCCTGGCAGGAGCATCCGCGCGGCGAGAAGCGTGAGCGCTTCGAGCGCGACGAGCGGCCTCGCCGCGACAACGAGGACGACAGCAAGATTTTCGCCAAGCGCCCGGCCTTCGGTGGCCGCGGCGGTTATCGCGAACGGCCGGCCAGCACCGACAAGCGCGCGGCGCCGAAGAAGGCCGACAAGAGCGGCGAGCGCATCGCCAAGGTGGTGGCGCGCGCCGGGCTGTGCTCGCGGCGTGATGCGGAAGACTGGATCATGCAGGGGCGCGTTGCCGTCAATGGCCGCGTTATCGGCTCGCCCGCGCTCGATGTGACGGCGCGCGATGTGATTACGGTCGACGGCCAGCCGCTGCCGGAGCGCGAACGCACGCGGCTGTTCCTCTATCACAAGCCGCGCGGGCTGATGACGACGCATGACGACCCTGAAGGACGGCCGACGGTGTTCGATCATCTGCCTGACGGACTGCCGCGCCTGATTTCCATCGGCCGGCTCGACTTCAACACCGAAGGGTTGTTGCTGCTCACCAATGACGGCGGGCTGTCGCGCGCGCTCGAGCATCCCGACACCGGCTGGCTGCGGCGCTATCGCGTGCGCGCCCATGGGGATGTGACGCAGGCGCGGCTCGACGAACTGAAGAACGGCGTCGAAGTCGATGGCGTCAAATACGGGTCGATCGATGCGACGCTGGAGCGCGATCAGGGCGCCAACGTCTGGCTGACGTTCGCGATCCGCGAAGGCAAGAACCGCGAGGTGCGTAACGTGATGGCGCATCTCGGGCTCGAGGTGAACCGCCTGATCCGCGTGTCGTACGGCCCGTTCCAGCTCGGCGAAATTCCCGAAGGGCAGGTCGAGGAGATCAAGAGCCGCGTGCTGCGCGAGCAGCTCGGCGACAAGATCATCGCGCTCGCCGGTGCGCAATTCGACAAGCCGGTGCAGGAGGGCGACGACGCAGAGGCCAAGCTCGGTCGTGACGGCACGCCGTTGCGCAGCAAGGCGGCGAACAAGAAGATCAAGCGGTCCGCGATTGAGGATCGCAAGGGCCGCCGCGTCGTGGTGCAACGCTCCGGCAGCGACGAAGCGCGTGCGCGCAACGAGGCCGAGGCGGGTGGCTATGGCCCACCGCGCCGCCCCCAGCGTCGCTATCACGGCAAGCGCGACTTCACGCCGAAGGATTGA
- the rsmD gene encoding 16S rRNA (guanine(966)-N(2))-methyltransferase RsmD has translation MRVVGGKMRGRSIASPASQEIRPTQDRLRESLFNILMHAYGNPALDARVLDLFAGTGALGIEAVSRGAAFTLFIDNGAAARALLRNNVEALGLGGVTKVYRRDATALGPAHPMEPFTLAFLDPPYGKGLAEKALTSLRDGKWLVPDALVVVEEAKAAAFAAPDGYDELERRVYDDTEFVFLRAQ, from the coding sequence ATGCGCGTCGTCGGCGGAAAGATGCGCGGGCGCAGTATTGCCTCGCCGGCCTCGCAGGAAATCCGGCCGACGCAGGATCGACTGCGCGAGTCGCTGTTCAACATCCTGATGCATGCCTACGGCAATCCCGCACTCGATGCGCGGGTGCTCGATCTGTTTGCCGGCACCGGCGCGCTCGGCATCGAGGCGGTGTCGCGCGGCGCGGCGTTCACGCTGTTCATCGACAACGGCGCGGCGGCGCGGGCACTGTTGCGCAACAATGTCGAGGCGTTGGGTTTGGGCGGCGTCACAAAAGTCTATCGTCGCGATGCGACAGCGTTGGGACCGGCACACCCGATGGAGCCGTTCACGCTGGCGTTTCTCGATCCGCCTTACGGTAAGGGCTTGGCTGAGAAGGCGCTCACCTCATTACGTGATGGCAAATGGCTGGTGCCGGATGCGCTTGTGGTGGTCGAGGAAGCGAAGGCGGCGGCCTTCGCAGCACCGGACGGCTATGACGAACTCGAGCGCCGTGTTTATGACGACACTGAATTTGTGTTTTTAAGAGCGCAATAG